In Raphanus sativus cultivar WK10039 chromosome 5, ASM80110v3, whole genome shotgun sequence, the following proteins share a genomic window:
- the LOC108857780 gene encoding uncharacterized protein LOC108857780 has protein sequence MVILSGSFSVRAALDTQPRLPYNPNAPRKAKKTPNSNSFLPPPLPPPPPSPRISISVDDLLKRPASKELSEEVDDSYMGYETWSPSPPKLEKPRSVFNAASLAFIGDSIYELYARRHFLFPPLSIEDYNDRVRAVVRCEAQYVLLKKLVDDDFLTKEERDVLRWGKNLGSARTRSRRRAGVAVYNKASSLETLIGYLYLTNGKRLEKIMEKLGFSSDSSTEIMIEMAKPKPSESNLPSFVLNEQVSTVV, from the exons ATGGTGATTCTATCAGGGAGCTTCTCCGTGAGAGCTGCCTTGGATACACAGCCTAGACTTCCGTACAACCCTAACGCGCCTCGGAAAGCGAAGAAAACCCCTAACAGCAACTCTTTCTTACCGCCGCCTTTacctcctcctccaccgtcTCCTCGAATCAGCATCTCCGTCGACGATTTGCTCAAGCGACCCGCAAGTAAAG AGTTGAGTGAAGAAGTTGATGATAGTTATATGGGATATGAGACGTGGTCTCCAAGTCCACCAAAGCTTGAGAAGCCCAGATCAGTTTTCAATGCTGCTTCTTTGGCTTTTATAGGTGATTCCATTTATGAG CTATATGCTCGTAGGCATTTCCTTTTCCCTCCACTTAGTATTGAAGATTATAACGATCGTGTTAGAGCTGTGGTGCGCTGTGAAGCTCAG TATGTTTTGCTGAAGAAACTTGTTGATGATGATTTCCTGACAAAGGAAGAGAG GGATGTCCTCAGGTGGGGAAAAAATCTAGGCTCGGCTAGAACACGTTCAAGAAGGCGTGCAGGTGTTGCAGTTTATAACAAAGCATCATCATTGGAGACACTG ATTGGTTATCTGTATCTGACGAACGGGAAAAGATTAGAGAAGATAATGGAGAAGCTAGGATTCTCAAGCGACTCTTCGACTGAGATCATGATTGAAATGGCCAAGCCaaagccatcagaatcaaaccTGCCTTCCTTTGTACTCA ATGAGCAAGTGTCAACAGTAGTATAG
- the LOC108857636 gene encoding 3-epi-6-deoxocathasterone 23-monooxygenase CYP90D1 isoform X1 — protein sequence MDISSSLLLLSFFLLVIIIFIFNKINGLRTSSTSKKKLIENVSTHSHGPRFPQGSLGWPVLGETIEFVSSAYSDHPESFMDKRRLMYGRVFKSHIFGTATIVSTDAEVNKAVLQSDSTAFVPFYPKTVRELMGKSSILLINGSLHRRFHGLVGSFLKSPLLKAQIVRDMHKFLLESMDLWSEDQPVLLQDVSKTVAFKVLAKALISVEKGEEFEELKEEFEQFIRGLMSLPINLPGTQLRRSLQAKKKMVKQVEKIIEGKVKRAKSNEDGVVVKDVVDVLLKDSSENLTHNLIANNMIDMMIPGHDSVPVLITLAVKFLSDSPTALHFLTEENMELKSLKELTGEQLYWNDYLSLPFTQKVITETLRMGNVIIGVMRKAMKDVEIKGYVIPKGWCFLAYLRSVHLDKLYYDSPYKFNPWRWQERDMNTSSFSPFGGGQRLCPGLDLARLEASIFLHHLVTRFRWVAEEDTIINFPTVHMKNKLPIWIKRR from the exons ATGGACATTTCTTCATCACTTTTACTCTTGTCCTTCTTCCTCcttgtcatcatcatcttcatctttaACAAGATCAACGGTCTCAGAACATCCTCAACTTCAAAGAAGAAACTTATTGAGAATGTTAGTACTCACAGCCACGGACCAAGGTTTCCACAAGGAAGCCTGGGATGGCCTGTCCTCGGAGAAACAATCGAGTTCGTCTCTTCTGCTTACTCTGACCATCCCGAGAGTTTCATGGACAAGCGTCGACTTAT GTATGGTAGAGTGTTTAAGTCGCATATATTTGGAACGGCTACAATCGTGTCGACGGACGCAGAAGTTAATAAAGCAGTTTTACAGAGCGACTCCACGGCATTTGTGCCGTTCTACCCGAAAACGGTAAGGGAGCTCATGGGCAAATCGTCAATACTTCTGATAAACGGGAGTTTACACAGAAGGTTCCATGGATTAGTCGGTTCGTTCTTAAAGTCACCACTTCTCAAAGCTCAAATAGTTAGAGACATGCACAAGTTTTTGTTGGAATCCATGGATCTATGGTCCGAGGACCAACCTGTTCTCCTCCAAGATGTTTCCAAGACT GTTGCATTCAAGGTACTTGCAAAGGCATTAATAAGTGTAGAGAAAGGAGAAGAGTTTGAAGAGTTGAAGGAAGAATTTGAACAATTCATCAGAGGACTCATGTCACTGCCAATAAACTTGCCTGGAACCCAACTTCGTAGATCTCTCCAAGCTAAGAAAAAGATGGTGAAGCAAGTTGAAAAGATCATAGAAGGCAAAGTCAAGAGAGCTAAAAGCAATGAAGATGGTGTTGTTGTAAAAGATGTTGTGGATGTGCTGCTTAAGGACTCAAGTGAAAACTTAACTCACAATTTGATTGCTAACAATATGATTGACATGATGATTCCTGGCCACGATTCGGTACCTGTCCTTATCACCCTCGCTGTCAAATTTCTATCCGATTCTCCTACTGCTCTTCATTTTCTAACG GAAGAAAACATGGAGCTGAAAAGTTTGAAGGAATTGACAGGAGAGCAACTATATTGGAATGACTATTTGTCTTTACCTTTTACACAAAAG GTCATTACAGAGACATTGAGAATGGGAAATGTTATAATTGGAGTGATGAGAAAAGCGATGAAGGATGTTGAAATAAAAGGATACGTGATACCAAAAGGATGGTGCTTCTTGGCTTATCTCAGATCAGTTCATCTTGATAAACTTTACTATGACTCTCCCTACAAATTCAATCCCTGGAGATGGCAA GAAAGGGACATGAACACGAGTAGTTTCAGTCCTTTTGGAGGTGGCCAGAGGTTGTGTCCTGGTCTTGATTTGGCCCGACTTGAGGCTTCAATTTTCCTTCACCATCTTGTCACTCGCTTCAG ATGGGTTGCAGAAGAAGatacaattataaattttcCTACAGTTCATATGAAGAACAAACTACCCATTTGGATCAAAAGAAGGTGA
- the LOC108857636 gene encoding 3-epi-6-deoxocathasterone 23-monooxygenase CYP90D1 isoform X2, with the protein MDISSSLLLLSFFLLVIIIFIFNKINGLRTSSTSKKKLIENVSTHSHGPRFPQGSLGWPVLGETIEFVSSAYSDHPESFMDKRRLMYGRVFKSHIFGTATIVSTDAEVNKAVLQSDSTAFVPFYPKTVAFKVLAKALISVEKGEEFEELKEEFEQFIRGLMSLPINLPGTQLRRSLQAKKKMVKQVEKIIEGKVKRAKSNEDGVVVKDVVDVLLKDSSENLTHNLIANNMIDMMIPGHDSVPVLITLAVKFLSDSPTALHFLTEENMELKSLKELTGEQLYWNDYLSLPFTQKVITETLRMGNVIIGVMRKAMKDVEIKGYVIPKGWCFLAYLRSVHLDKLYYDSPYKFNPWRWQERDMNTSSFSPFGGGQRLCPGLDLARLEASIFLHHLVTRFRWVAEEDTIINFPTVHMKNKLPIWIKRR; encoded by the exons ATGGACATTTCTTCATCACTTTTACTCTTGTCCTTCTTCCTCcttgtcatcatcatcttcatctttaACAAGATCAACGGTCTCAGAACATCCTCAACTTCAAAGAAGAAACTTATTGAGAATGTTAGTACTCACAGCCACGGACCAAGGTTTCCACAAGGAAGCCTGGGATGGCCTGTCCTCGGAGAAACAATCGAGTTCGTCTCTTCTGCTTACTCTGACCATCCCGAGAGTTTCATGGACAAGCGTCGACTTAT GTATGGTAGAGTGTTTAAGTCGCATATATTTGGAACGGCTACAATCGTGTCGACGGACGCAGAAGTTAATAAAGCAGTTTTACAGAGCGACTCCACGGCATTTGTGCCGTTCTACCCGAAAACG GTTGCATTCAAGGTACTTGCAAAGGCATTAATAAGTGTAGAGAAAGGAGAAGAGTTTGAAGAGTTGAAGGAAGAATTTGAACAATTCATCAGAGGACTCATGTCACTGCCAATAAACTTGCCTGGAACCCAACTTCGTAGATCTCTCCAAGCTAAGAAAAAGATGGTGAAGCAAGTTGAAAAGATCATAGAAGGCAAAGTCAAGAGAGCTAAAAGCAATGAAGATGGTGTTGTTGTAAAAGATGTTGTGGATGTGCTGCTTAAGGACTCAAGTGAAAACTTAACTCACAATTTGATTGCTAACAATATGATTGACATGATGATTCCTGGCCACGATTCGGTACCTGTCCTTATCACCCTCGCTGTCAAATTTCTATCCGATTCTCCTACTGCTCTTCATTTTCTAACG GAAGAAAACATGGAGCTGAAAAGTTTGAAGGAATTGACAGGAGAGCAACTATATTGGAATGACTATTTGTCTTTACCTTTTACACAAAAG GTCATTACAGAGACATTGAGAATGGGAAATGTTATAATTGGAGTGATGAGAAAAGCGATGAAGGATGTTGAAATAAAAGGATACGTGATACCAAAAGGATGGTGCTTCTTGGCTTATCTCAGATCAGTTCATCTTGATAAACTTTACTATGACTCTCCCTACAAATTCAATCCCTGGAGATGGCAA GAAAGGGACATGAACACGAGTAGTTTCAGTCCTTTTGGAGGTGGCCAGAGGTTGTGTCCTGGTCTTGATTTGGCCCGACTTGAGGCTTCAATTTTCCTTCACCATCTTGTCACTCGCTTCAG ATGGGTTGCAGAAGAAGatacaattataaattttcCTACAGTTCATATGAAGAACAAACTACCCATTTGGATCAAAAGAAGGTGA